One stretch of Vulpes lagopus strain Blue_001 chromosome X, ASM1834538v1, whole genome shotgun sequence DNA includes these proteins:
- the ZNF75D gene encoding zinc finger protein 75D isoform X5 produces MQENYETVISLGLKLKNDTGNDQPISLSTLELQASGCKVLRKAKVKVAQKTTGKENHDGTRRVQKRHQAFLGRKRKKFSTCTQALPKHMDLHGKGHAGEKPFKCQECEKSFRVSSDLIKHQRIHTEEKPYKCQQCDKRFRWSSDLNKHLMAHQGIKPYRCSWCGKSFSHNTNLHTHLRIHTGEKPFKCYECGKRFIQNSHLIKHQRTHTGEQPYTCSICRRNFSRRSSLLRHQKLHRRRESCSVPPV; encoded by the coding sequence GGTTAAAGCTCAAAAATGACACTGGAAATGACCAACCTATATCTCTTTCTACATTAGAATTACAAGCATCAGGATGCAAAGTATTAAGAAAGGCCAAAGTGAAAGTTGCCCAGAAAACAACAGGCAAAGAAAATCATGATGGTACACGCAGGGTCCAGAAACGGCACCAAGCTTTTctagggaggaaaagaaagaaattttcaacCTGTACACAAGCGCTTCCAAAACATATGGATCTTCATGGGAAAGGCCATGCAGGAGAGAAACCTTTTAAGTGTCAGGAATGTGAGAAAAGCTTCAGAGTTAGCTCTGACCTTATTAAGCACCAGAGAATTCACACTGAAGAGAAGCCCTATAAATGTCAACAGTGCGATAAGAGGTTTAGATGGAGTTCAGATCTTAATAAGCACTTAATGGCACACCAAGGAATAAAACCATACAGATGCTCATGGTGTGGGAAAAGCTTCAGTCACAATACAAATCTACACACACACCTAAGAATTCATACAGGCGAGAAGCCCTTTAAATGTTATGAATGTGGGAAAAGATTTATTCAGAACTCCCACCTTATTAAGCACCAGAGAACCCACACAGGTGAGCAGCCATATACTTGTAGCATATGCAGGAGAAATTTTAGCAGGCGGTCAAGCCTTCTTAGACACCAGAAACTCCACAGAAGAAGGGAATCCTGTTCAGTACCTCCAGTCTGA